In one Nitrospinota bacterium genomic region, the following are encoded:
- a CDS encoding methyltransferase domain-containing protein: MSLKDKDKWDSKYAPDEYITGKEPSDWLKKNACLMGKNGKALDIAGGEGRNSVFVATLGYEVTCTDISENGLRKAQSLAQEKNTNITTVIADLDNSSFKKSEYDLVLCFNFLDRKLFPKIRDTLKPGGLLFYETFTLDYLKYSSFKKEWVLEENELLREFEDFRVLRYQEVDENPKAFASLVAQKP; the protein is encoded by the coding sequence ATGTCTTTGAAAGATAAAGATAAATGGGACAGCAAGTACGCGCCTGATGAATATATAACCGGAAAAGAGCCGAGCGACTGGCTGAAGAAAAATGCGTGTCTAATGGGCAAAAATGGTAAAGCCCTGGACATAGCAGGTGGAGAAGGCAGAAACTCCGTTTTTGTCGCAACCCTGGGTTATGAGGTAACCTGCACCGACATTTCAGAAAATGGACTGCGGAAGGCTCAGTCTCTTGCACAGGAAAAAAACACTAATATTACAACTGTTATCGCCGATCTGGATAACAGCTCTTTCAAAAAAAGTGAATATGATCTTGTTCTTTGTTTCAATTTTCTGGATCGAAAGCTTTTTCCAAAGATCCGCGATACACTAAAGCCGGGAGGTTTGCTTTTTTACGAAACCTTTACATTGGACTACCTGAAGTACAGCAGTTTTAAAAAAGAGTGGGTATTAGAGGAAAATGAATTGCTTCGAGAGTTTGAAGATTTTCGTGTATTGAGATATCAAGAGGTGGATGAGAATCCAAAAGCGTTTGCTTCTCTGGTCGCACAAAAACCATAA
- the def gene encoding peptide deformylase: protein MAVLKVAKLGNPVLRQVAKQVDLKELADQQSGLQQFIDDMIDTMREEGGVGLAAPQVNRSLQIVVLEYENNDRYPGESSIPVTVLVNPVLSDYSEEEALGWESCLSLIDFRGLVPRSTSVTLNAYDRDGNKVEKRASGFEAVVLQHEIDHLNGKVFLDRMEDLTQLSYQEEFEEFWLKKESAM, encoded by the coding sequence ATGGCTGTGCTGAAAGTTGCAAAATTGGGCAATCCGGTTTTAAGGCAGGTAGCCAAGCAAGTGGATTTAAAAGAGTTGGCTGACCAGCAAAGCGGTTTGCAGCAATTTATAGACGATATGATTGATACCATGCGCGAAGAGGGAGGAGTCGGGCTTGCTGCTCCACAGGTAAATCGTTCCCTTCAAATTGTAGTTCTGGAGTATGAAAATAATGATAGGTATCCTGGCGAATCTTCTATTCCTGTGACAGTTTTGGTCAACCCAGTACTATCTGATTACAGTGAGGAGGAGGCTTTAGGCTGGGAAAGTTGCTTGAGTCTCATAGACTTCAGGGGGTTGGTCCCCAGGTCAACATCGGTGACCCTCAATGCTTACGATAGGGACGGAAATAAGGTAGAGAAACGTGCGTCTGGTTTTGAAGCGGTGGTATTACAACATGAAATTGACCACCTGAACGGGAAGGTCTTTTTAGACCGTATGGAAGACCTCACTCAATTGTCTTATCAGGAAGAATTTGAAGAATTCTGGCTTAAAAAAGAATCTGCGATGTAA
- a CDS encoding shikimate kinase codes for MNIVMLGYRGTGKSVISKIISEELGRKLYRLDDLIVQTAGNPIPEIVKQRGWPEFRKLECDVVSQVAEEARNSVIDCGGGVVLDDNNITLLKRDGKCVLLTASLEAIIRRIKKDRNRPSLKKGMSFEEEQKKILAERHEKYQSAADFVCDTTRRRPGETANEIITFFKKQGWLT; via the coding sequence TTGAATATAGTTATGCTGGGCTACAGAGGAACCGGGAAATCGGTGATTTCTAAAATTATTTCTGAAGAACTGGGTCGAAAACTGTATCGGCTGGATGACTTGATAGTTCAAACTGCAGGAAACCCCATCCCGGAAATTGTTAAGCAACGCGGGTGGCCCGAATTCCGCAAGCTGGAATGTGATGTTGTGAGCCAGGTGGCTGAAGAAGCCAGGAACAGTGTTATTGATTGCGGAGGGGGAGTGGTGCTTGATGATAACAACATAACCCTTCTAAAAAGAGATGGGAAATGTGTTTTGCTCACAGCAAGCCTCGAAGCAATCATTAGAAGGATTAAAAAAGACCGCAACCGGCCAAGCCTGAAAAAAGGAATGAGCTTTGAGGAGGAACAAAAAAAAATTCTTGCTGAAAGACATGAAAAATACCAGTCGGCTGCAGACTTTGTTTGCGATACAACGAGAAGGAGACCCGGGGAAACAGCAAATGAAATCATTACTTTTTTTAAAAAGCAGGGATGGCTGACATGA
- a CDS encoding SHOCT domain-containing protein, translating to MRLTHPLKISEPEVRGHLESFTYEELTLLGNKKPVFLPQDIDRISRLLTKAIQHAPNHKIINYEVETPEGTTSGEVFSSKKRIHWRFNSIKGMKYTGRARTGWGNVSWRIVPQSKQKYYTEKRLLGTAPHENWVITGIAPAKTNRRVRQNSTGSTNRNREVSAKNPTSRPAAKTLDPALEKKLQLLKDLHEKKLIDDMEYDQKRKELLDTYL from the coding sequence ATGCGGCTCACCCATCCCCTTAAAATTTCAGAGCCGGAAGTCAGAGGTCATTTGGAGTCTTTTACCTATGAAGAGTTAACACTACTTGGCAATAAAAAACCGGTTTTCCTACCGCAGGATATAGATCGCATCTCTCGTCTACTTACAAAAGCTATCCAGCATGCTCCAAACCATAAGATCATAAATTATGAAGTTGAGACACCCGAGGGAACCACATCTGGAGAAGTCTTTTCAAGCAAGAAGCGAATCCACTGGCGATTCAACAGTATAAAGGGAATGAAATATACTGGTCGGGCTCGTACTGGCTGGGGAAATGTCAGTTGGCGAATCGTTCCACAATCAAAGCAAAAATACTATACTGAAAAAAGATTATTAGGAACGGCACCCCATGAAAACTGGGTCATAACGGGAATCGCACCTGCAAAAACAAACAGGAGAGTCCGGCAAAACAGCACCGGCAGCACTAACAGAAACAGAGAAGTCTCCGCCAAAAACCCAACGAGCCGTCCGGCCGCAAAAACCCTTGACCCCGCTCTCGAAAAGAAACTTCAGCTCCTGAAAGACCTCCACGAGAAAAAACTGATTGATGACATGGAATATGATCAGAAAAGGAAAGAATTGCTGGACACCTATCTATAG
- a CDS encoding DUF4254 domain-containing protein yields the protein MLNPIIECVSFNSILITFNTKLKTDNIFMAETLGSLVDKISIKNLRIWHLDEALEDSELSPSKQQELKAKRDLADKQRKELMDEIDLFFGAALRGEVRIRDEKIKLYTNTNVSSSASIKNLGDAVSELSVRNIRLWHLEDEARRTDLPDEAIVKTKRRIDTTNQERNDLMDKVDEILSSHSNKTKES from the coding sequence ATGTTGAACCCAATCATTGAGTGTGTTAGCTTTAACAGCATTTTAATAACATTTAATACAAAACTAAAAACGGATAATATTTTTATGGCTGAAACTCTGGGTAGTCTGGTTGATAAAATTTCAATAAAAAATTTGCGTATCTGGCATTTGGATGAAGCTTTGGAAGATAGTGAGCTGTCTCCTTCAAAGCAGCAGGAACTAAAAGCCAAAAGAGACCTGGCTGATAAACAGAGAAAAGAACTAATGGATGAGATTGATCTGTTTTTTGGAGCGGCTTTAAGGGGAGAAGTCCGTATTCGTGATGAAAAAATCAAGTTGTACACCAACACCAATGTTTCCTCTTCAGCTTCTATCAAGAATCTGGGTGATGCTGTAAGTGAACTGTCCGTTCGCAATATAAGGCTTTGGCATTTGGAAGATGAGGCTCGTAGAACTGACCTTCCGGATGAAGCAATTGTTAAAACGAAAAGAAGGATCGATACAACCAATCAGGAACGTAATGACCTCATGGATAAAGTCGATGAAATTCTTTCCAGCCACTCTAATAAGACCAAAGAGAGTTGA
- the pyk gene encoding pyruvate kinase, translating to MTARLTKIIATLGPASGSKAVIKSLVAKGVNIFRLNLSHGEHETVRQWIHWIREVENERHTYTGILLDLQGPKIRIGKLDKGSVKLKRGQRVVFTTEKKLEDSSHIHVQYSSFHKEVDVGNRIYLDDGKLSGVVKAVSGQRVEVEVMVGGILSDNKGLNLPDALLSADPITAKDKADLKFGLQEGVDMVALSFTGSAKDVRRLRSLIKKEGGKGVEVIAKIERKQAVENLEEIVQAADGTMVARGDLGIEIPLTEVPVVQQKILRQGAKHAKPVIVATQMLESMIENPRPTRAEVSDVAGAVKDCADAIMLSGETAVGRHATAAVEVMVEAALTTESYMASTRSIEPWNRFFQGDPGINEGITYSANRMVELLHARAMVVFTVSGGTAKMVACPKPMVPIFTFTSSVQRARLLNLVRGAVPFVVEEDRHLLLHMDQMIPMLKNKRLVKKGDRVVITTGIPVGIPNWTNVIRVEEVG from the coding sequence ATGACTGCAAGGTTGACGAAAATTATCGCAACGTTAGGCCCGGCCAGCGGCAGTAAAGCAGTTATTAAAAGCTTGGTGGCTAAAGGGGTGAATATATTCAGGCTCAACCTTTCCCATGGGGAACATGAAACTGTTCGACAATGGATACACTGGATTCGAGAAGTGGAAAATGAGCGTCACACTTATACAGGTATACTCCTTGATCTTCAGGGGCCCAAAATCCGTATCGGAAAACTTGACAAGGGTTCGGTAAAGTTAAAACGCGGTCAGAGGGTTGTATTCACCACAGAAAAAAAATTAGAGGACTCTTCTCACATACATGTTCAATATTCGAGTTTTCATAAAGAAGTTGATGTTGGCAATCGTATTTATCTGGATGATGGGAAATTAAGTGGAGTGGTAAAAGCTGTATCTGGCCAACGCGTAGAAGTTGAAGTTATGGTCGGAGGAATCTTGTCTGACAATAAAGGATTAAACCTTCCGGACGCTCTCCTCAGTGCAGATCCTATTACGGCAAAGGATAAAGCCGATTTGAAGTTTGGCCTTCAGGAAGGTGTGGATATGGTGGCACTGTCTTTCACCGGTTCGGCAAAAGACGTAAGGAGGTTGCGCTCACTGATTAAGAAAGAAGGGGGAAAAGGGGTAGAGGTCATCGCGAAAATTGAACGCAAACAGGCGGTGGAAAACCTGGAAGAAATTGTTCAGGCCGCTGACGGAACTATGGTCGCCCGTGGAGATTTGGGGATCGAGATTCCTCTCACTGAAGTTCCTGTGGTCCAACAGAAAATCTTGCGGCAGGGTGCAAAACATGCCAAGCCGGTGATTGTTGCAACTCAGATGCTGGAGTCAATGATTGAAAATCCACGCCCAACTCGTGCTGAGGTTTCGGATGTGGCCGGTGCGGTAAAGGATTGTGCTGACGCGATAATGCTATCTGGAGAAACTGCGGTTGGCAGGCATGCTACGGCCGCGGTGGAAGTGATGGTTGAGGCTGCTTTGACCACTGAATCCTATATGGCAAGCACACGATCCATAGAGCCCTGGAACCGTTTTTTTCAGGGGGACCCCGGAATCAATGAAGGTATCACATACTCTGCTAACAGGATGGTGGAGTTGCTGCATGCCAGGGCGATGGTGGTGTTTACAGTCAGCGGAGGAACAGCTAAAATGGTGGCTTGTCCCAAGCCGATGGTGCCGATTTTTACGTTCACTTCAAGCGTTCAAAGGGCGCGTCTTCTGAACCTGGTTCGGGGTGCTGTCCCCTTTGTGGTCGAAGAGGACAGGCATTTGCTGCTTCATATGGATCAAATGATCCCCATGCTGAAAAATAAAAGGCTGGTGAAAAAAGGAGATAGAGTGGTGATCACCACAGGAATTCCTGTAGGCATTCCTAATTGGACGAATGTAATTCGGGTGGAAGAGGTAGGGTGA
- a CDS encoding MFS transporter, with product MQSKNTVGYFRLLRQNPPFRNLWYGQVVSELGDWLNSIAIYALILKLSNSGMAMAGAMMAKLLPIVLVSPIAGVIVDRISRKKVMIISDLLRCFVVLGFLLVEDQDALWLVYALVIVEISLAGFFEPARSAIIPSLVPKKDLVTANALSGSTWSVMLAFGAALGGVVVHLFDIRTAFILDASTFLLSAWFISKIPPEDKPAKRDPQKQTGYQEFVDSLRYLWSEPMVLVLSLLKAGLAVAGGIMTLIPLMASQVLSGSLSLGIGILYSARGLGAALGPVLIKRIFGESSSVLQWAISGAFFLKASSYIFIAHSQNLWMLSLGVGFATLFGSIIWVFSSALIHLSVPDNYLGRVFSFELALLTLVMGFSNWGVGYTIDKFSLDVNQIALWMAGLIMIPGVLWSGFLIFLQNKLKQGECIGTVYPVDPSGFNPTPITGERTQAEMK from the coding sequence ATGCAAAGCAAAAATACAGTCGGTTATTTCCGCTTGTTACGGCAAAATCCTCCTTTCCGCAACCTGTGGTATGGACAGGTAGTGTCTGAATTAGGCGATTGGCTAAACAGCATTGCCATTTATGCCCTAATCCTTAAACTCAGCAACTCTGGTATGGCTATGGCAGGAGCAATGATGGCCAAGCTTCTTCCTATTGTTTTAGTCAGTCCCATTGCAGGGGTAATCGTTGACAGGATAAGTCGCAAAAAAGTAATGATCATCAGTGACCTGTTACGTTGCTTTGTTGTGCTGGGCTTTCTATTGGTGGAAGACCAGGACGCTTTATGGCTTGTTTATGCTTTGGTCATCGTAGAGATTTCATTAGCTGGATTTTTTGAGCCCGCCCGCAGCGCAATCATCCCTTCACTCGTTCCCAAAAAAGACCTGGTCACAGCAAATGCTTTAAGTGGTTCAACCTGGTCGGTCATGCTGGCCTTTGGTGCCGCACTGGGAGGCGTAGTCGTCCATTTATTCGACATTCGCACAGCCTTTATACTGGACGCAAGCACATTTTTGCTTTCTGCCTGGTTTATTTCAAAAATACCTCCTGAAGATAAACCAGCTAAAAGAGATCCACAAAAACAAACCGGTTATCAGGAGTTCGTTGATTCGTTACGTTACCTATGGTCCGAACCAATGGTATTGGTATTGTCTTTATTGAAAGCCGGTCTGGCTGTAGCGGGAGGAATCATGACATTGATTCCATTAATGGCCAGTCAGGTACTATCAGGTTCTCTGTCACTAGGAATTGGTATTTTGTATTCCGCTCGAGGATTAGGAGCGGCCCTGGGGCCGGTACTCATTAAAAGAATCTTTGGGGAAAGCTCCTCGGTTCTGCAATGGGCCATTTCCGGTGCGTTTTTCCTGAAAGCTTCTTCATATATTTTTATTGCTCATTCCCAAAACCTCTGGATGCTTTCTCTGGGGGTGGGCTTTGCGACTCTGTTTGGTTCCATAATATGGGTTTTCAGTTCAGCTTTGATACACCTTTCAGTTCCAGACAACTACCTGGGCAGGGTTTTCAGTTTTGAACTTGCATTGTTGACCCTGGTTATGGGATTCAGCAACTGGGGTGTGGGTTACACCATTGACAAATTCAGTCTGGACGTCAATCAGATAGCCCTGTGGATGGCAGGGCTCATCATGATTCCTGGAGTTTTATGGTCAGGGTTCCTTATTTTTCTGCAAAACAAGTTAAAGCAGGGCGAATGTATTGGAACCGTTTACCCGGTTGATCCTAGCGGGTTTAATCCGACACCCATTACAGGGGAAAGAACTCAGGCAGAAATGAAGTAG
- a CDS encoding methyltransferase, translating into MDFIDEKIEKYAFNHTSEEGELLKRLEDETYEKLEIPQMTTGRLEARLLKLLARLVGARRILEIGTFGGYSALSMAEALPEDGALVTCEMDPVAITFARRYFSESPHGKKITLMEGPALESIEKLSGTFDMAFIDADKVNYCNYYEAILPMIRDGGLIAVDNVLWSGRVLDPKDESDIAIDQFNKRIIEDQRVESVLLTVRDGLNCIVKNSS; encoded by the coding sequence ATGGATTTCATTGATGAAAAAATAGAGAAATATGCTTTTAATCATACCAGTGAGGAAGGGGAGCTGTTAAAGAGACTCGAAGATGAAACATATGAAAAATTAGAAATTCCCCAGATGACAACAGGCAGACTCGAAGCACGGTTGTTAAAACTCCTTGCCCGTCTGGTCGGGGCCCGCCGTATTTTAGAGATTGGTACTTTTGGTGGATATAGCGCTTTGTCAATGGCGGAAGCATTGCCGGAAGATGGTGCGCTGGTAACCTGTGAAATGGATCCAGTGGCGATAACTTTCGCGAGAAGATATTTTTCTGAAAGTCCACATGGAAAAAAGATTACTCTAATGGAAGGCCCGGCACTGGAGTCTATCGAAAAATTATCGGGTACCTTTGACATGGCATTCATTGATGCGGATAAAGTGAATTACTGTAACTATTATGAAGCCATTTTGCCCATGATCCGGGATGGTGGATTGATTGCCGTGGACAATGTTCTTTGGAGCGGCAGGGTGCTTGACCCTAAGGACGAGTCAGACATAGCTATCGACCAGTTCAACAAACGAATCATTGAGGATCAACGAGTAGAATCTGTACTGTTGACAGTGAGAGATGGATTGAACTGCATCGTGAAAAACTCAAGCTAG
- the rplU gene encoding 50S ribosomal protein L21, whose amino-acid sequence MIAVVKTGGKQYKISEGDVIQVEKLEGKIGDTINLDKVLICGEGDSIKVGTPYVKGCTVACEVTEQLKSKKIIVFKKHRRKNYRRKNGHRQLLTRLKVTGITAP is encoded by the coding sequence ATGATTGCAGTTGTCAAGACGGGTGGCAAACAATACAAGATATCAGAAGGTGATGTCATCCAAGTTGAAAAACTTGAAGGTAAGATTGGGGATACCATTAACCTGGATAAGGTTCTCATTTGTGGAGAAGGTGACTCTATAAAAGTTGGAACACCCTACGTAAAAGGTTGCACTGTAGCTTGTGAAGTTACTGAACAACTTAAGAGCAAAAAAATTATTGTTTTCAAGAAACATCGGAGAAAAAATTACCGGCGTAAGAATGGACACCGTCAGTTGTTGACACGCTTGAAAGTAACCGGAATTACAGCTCCATAA
- a CDS encoding sterol desaturase family protein, translating into MDANQIRFAVFVSIFLLMLGLESVIQRHPTVDSKNRRLTINLALTGIDILVVRIFLGAAALGASQFAEEKGWGAFNYLELPSGLEAVICIIILDLMIYVQHVLSHVLPLFWRFHIVHHSDLDLDVSSGLRFHPMEILVSMIYKIGLVFSLGPSPLTVLIFEAILNSMALFSHSNIALPQRLDRLLRFVIVTPDMHRIHHSVEKYETNSNFGFNLSIWDRFLGTYLQDAQKPQPRIIIGVNAFRTSEEVSLKNLLMMPFREIPESYSLFPDKNRNRL; encoded by the coding sequence ATGGATGCCAATCAAATCCGGTTTGCGGTATTTGTATCAATTTTTTTATTGATGCTGGGTCTGGAGTCGGTCATTCAAAGACATCCCACTGTTGACTCCAAAAATAGAAGGCTGACAATTAATTTGGCCCTTACGGGTATCGATATTTTGGTTGTGCGTATTTTTCTGGGTGCTGCGGCATTGGGTGCATCCCAATTTGCCGAGGAAAAAGGGTGGGGAGCGTTTAACTACCTGGAATTGCCTTCTGGCCTGGAGGCTGTGATTTGCATTATTATCTTGGACTTAATGATTTATGTCCAGCATGTTTTATCACATGTTCTCCCTTTGTTTTGGCGCTTCCATATCGTTCATCACTCTGACCTTGACCTTGATGTTTCATCGGGGCTCCGTTTTCATCCCATGGAAATATTGGTATCCATGATTTATAAAATTGGCCTGGTTTTTTCATTGGGGCCCTCACCGCTAACGGTTTTGATATTTGAGGCTATTCTCAATAGTATGGCATTATTTTCTCACTCAAATATTGCTTTGCCTCAGAGACTTGACCGATTGCTCAGATTTGTGATTGTAACTCCTGACATGCACCGCATTCACCATTCGGTGGAGAAATATGAAACAAATTCCAATTTTGGTTTTAATCTGTCTATCTGGGATCGGTTTTTGGGAACTTATCTGCAAGATGCACAGAAACCACAGCCTCGAATTATTATTGGCGTGAATGCGTTTCGCACCAGTGAGGAAGTTTCTTTAAAAAACTTATTGATGATGCCATTCAGGGAAATCCCAGAAAGTTATTCGCTATTCCCTGATAAAAATAGGAATAGGTTATGA
- a CDS encoding 50S ribosomal protein L27, which translates to MAHKKGQGSTSNGRDSRGQRLGVKRFGGQAVKAGEIIVRQRGTHFHPGSNVGLGSDYTIFSKISGVVKFEHRDRKTQKISVYPQS; encoded by the coding sequence ATGGCACATAAAAAAGGACAGGGCAGTACATCAAACGGTCGTGACAGCCGGGGACAAAGATTAGGGGTTAAGCGGTTTGGAGGTCAGGCTGTCAAAGCAGGGGAAATAATTGTTCGCCAGCGTGGTACTCACTTCCACCCGGGTTCGAATGTGGGCTTGGGAAGTGATTATACAATTTTTTCTAAAATTTCAGGCGTGGTCAAGTTTGAGCACCGTGACCGCAAAACGCAAAAGATCAGCGTCTACCCTCAAAGCTGA
- a CDS encoding DNA-3-methyladenine glycosylase 2 family protein encodes MTGMLIPSKKIILEHFDENDAVMAEVIRRMGPFKLKRNRNYFQVLCKAIVGQQISIKAAESIFHRFQGLFVNSRPTAEKVESIPEQKLREVGLSTQKVKYLKDLSAKFLDGSVRPHRMAYQDNEEIIRQLTSVYGVGRWTAEMFLIFSLNRMDVLPVGDLGLRAGVQQLYNMRALPTPVKVRSVGKKWQPYQTVGTWYTWRSMDGGIIQY; translated from the coding sequence ATGACCGGCATGTTGATTCCCAGCAAAAAAATTATTCTTGAACATTTTGATGAGAATGATGCCGTGATGGCAGAGGTCATCCGGAGGATGGGCCCTTTCAAACTTAAGCGGAACCGGAATTATTTTCAGGTATTGTGCAAAGCTATTGTAGGGCAGCAAATTTCTATAAAAGCCGCAGAATCTATTTTCCATCGTTTCCAGGGATTATTTGTCAACTCACGGCCTACTGCTGAGAAAGTTGAGAGTATTCCGGAACAAAAGTTGAGAGAGGTAGGGCTATCGACCCAAAAGGTTAAATATCTGAAAGACCTGAGCGCAAAATTTCTCGATGGTAGTGTTCGTCCACACCGTATGGCCTATCAGGACAATGAAGAAATCATCCGGCAATTGACAAGTGTCTATGGTGTTGGCAGATGGACGGCAGAAATGTTTCTGATATTTTCCCTGAATAGAATGGATGTTTTACCTGTTGGCGACTTAGGGCTGAGAGCTGGTGTGCAGCAGCTCTACAACATGAGGGCATTGCCGACTCCTGTCAAAGTGCGTTCTGTGGGTAAGAAGTGGCAGCCTTATCAAACGGTTGGTACATGGTATACGTGGCGTAGCATGGATGGAGGGATTATTCAGTATTAA
- a CDS encoding lytic transglycosylase domain-containing protein, protein MRVQNELAYNNRIREKIRLIISDYNTGLDETSSVQIPEWILVESRKYGYDPLFLTALIITESSFYNWAKSNQGAHGLMQLKPATAVALASETRLKWKGTPTLYDPKKNIALGAYYLNKMVTRFGDLTLALEAYNQGPSRLSRFLRKGYLPKNRYSRKVLKNYRKIRFQPI, encoded by the coding sequence ATGCGTGTTCAAAATGAGTTGGCCTACAACAATCGAATACGGGAAAAGATACGTTTGATCATATCTGATTATAACACAGGGCTGGATGAGACCAGTTCTGTTCAGATTCCTGAGTGGATTTTGGTTGAAAGCAGAAAATATGGTTATGATCCGCTTTTCCTCACTGCATTGATCATAACTGAGAGTTCCTTTTACAATTGGGCAAAGTCAAATCAGGGTGCGCATGGTTTGATGCAATTGAAACCGGCTACAGCCGTAGCGCTGGCATCTGAAACCCGATTAAAATGGAAAGGAACTCCCACACTGTATGATCCCAAAAAAAATATAGCTTTAGGGGCTTATTATCTGAACAAGATGGTGACCCGGTTTGGGGATCTAACTTTGGCTTTAGAAGCTTATAATCAGGGTCCGTCTCGATTGAGCCGATTTCTACGTAAAGGTTATCTCCCCAAAAATCGCTACTCCAGGAAAGTTCTTAAAAATTACAGAAAAATACGTTTCCAACCTATTTAG
- a CDS encoding HU family DNA-binding protein produces MTKDELINAVIKSCKDDDLTKRLAGDVIDATFEAISKGIKKEKRFAYPSFGTFTVRNRKARKGRNPQTGEEIKIKASKTVGFKPAPTLKNSL; encoded by the coding sequence TTGACTAAAGACGAATTAATCAATGCGGTAATCAAAAGTTGTAAAGACGATGATCTGACCAAGAGATTGGCCGGGGATGTGATTGATGCAACCTTCGAAGCTATTTCTAAAGGGATCAAAAAAGAAAAACGGTTCGCCTATCCCAGCTTTGGAACATTTACGGTTAGAAACCGTAAGGCAAGAAAAGGTAGAAATCCTCAAACAGGTGAGGAAATTAAAATTAAGGCCAGTAAAACTGTTGGCTTTAAACCGGCTCCTACTTTGAAAAACTCCCTATAG
- the obgE gene encoding GTPase ObgE has product MFIDQVSITVQAGNGGDGCSSFRREKYIPLGGPDGGDGGKGGDVVLEADPNLSTLIDLRYQKIYQAEHGKPGRGQQMTGKSGKTLLIRLPPGTLVKDIDSGELLVDLNKPRQQFAVAKGGDGGRGNLRFQSSTQRAPRKFESGWPGKCRNLFLELKLLADVGIIGFPNAGKSTLISKISNARPKIAGYPFTTLVPNLGVVRLEEGESFVAADIPGIIEGAHDGKGLGHQFLKHIERTRLLLHLIDFSDQDGEAILSRFQKLQSELKCFSQVLAEKPQILVATKMDDSQAQNNITALQASMETLNPLFFSISSLTGEGIQPLLWKIKECLSQKDKID; this is encoded by the coding sequence ATGTTTATTGATCAAGTTTCCATAACTGTGCAGGCGGGTAATGGTGGAGACGGCTGCAGTAGTTTTCGAAGGGAGAAGTATATCCCTCTGGGAGGGCCTGACGGGGGAGATGGCGGTAAAGGGGGAGATGTGGTGCTTGAGGCCGACCCTAACCTTTCAACATTGATAGATTTGCGATACCAGAAGATTTATCAGGCTGAACATGGCAAACCGGGCCGTGGACAGCAAATGACAGGGAAAAGCGGAAAGACTCTGTTAATACGTCTTCCACCTGGGACTTTGGTCAAAGATATAGATTCGGGGGAATTACTGGTTGATCTCAATAAGCCTCGCCAACAATTTGCTGTTGCTAAAGGTGGCGATGGTGGGCGCGGCAACCTTCGTTTTCAGTCTTCAACTCAAAGAGCACCCAGAAAATTTGAGTCCGGCTGGCCTGGCAAGTGCAGAAACCTTTTTCTGGAACTCAAACTTCTGGCTGATGTAGGTATTATCGGGTTCCCCAACGCGGGCAAGTCGACTCTTATTTCAAAGATCTCTAACGCTCGACCCAAAATTGCAGGCTATCCTTTTACTACTCTAGTTCCTAATTTGGGAGTAGTGAGATTAGAGGAAGGGGAGTCTTTTGTTGCGGCAGATATTCCGGGGATTATTGAAGGAGCTCATGACGGAAAAGGGCTGGGACACCAGTTTCTAAAACATATTGAGCGCACCCGCTTGCTTCTTCATTTAATAGATTTTTCAGATCAGGATGGAGAAGCTATTTTGAGCCGTTTTCAAAAGCTTCAATCGGAACTTAAATGTTTCAGTCAGGTGCTGGCAGAAAAACCTCAAATTCTGGTAGCCACCAAGATGGATGATTCTCAAGCTCAAAATAATATTACCGCTCTTCAAGCATCCATGGAGACGTTGAACCCGTTATTTTTTTCGATTTCGTCTTTGACCGGTGAGGGAATTCAACCGTTATTATGGAAGATAAAGGAGTGTCTTTCCCAAAAAGATAAAATTGATTAA